A single region of the Fusobacterium varium genome encodes:
- a CDS encoding PHP domain-containing protein has product MVEFQKLSSFFFKFLESDAKFIGDFYYDLHIHTTASDSFIKPDFLKNFVKNKRYLLSVTDHNEIRGSVELYEKGINVVPGIEIGCEDGFEMLVYFNEMQDLEDFYRREVEGYKNLKRMAKTHRTIYEYLDALQGINCHKSIPHICGVVQKNFIHNKPYIYDIIKKVDSIETHNHALPMVRNLQAAEIREQFNLTATFGSDAHIIREAIAFYKYANMASVGVGDTVMNYLFKIGSISGIGQKHLIHMLKNTLL; this is encoded by the coding sequence ATGGTAGAATTTCAAAAACTTTCTTCTTTCTTTTTTAAATTTTTAGAAAGTGATGCTAAATTTATAGGGGATTTTTATTATGATCTTCATATTCATACAACTGCGTCAGATAGCTTTATTAAGCCTGATTTTTTAAAAAATTTTGTTAAAAATAAAAGGTATCTACTATCTGTAACAGATCACAATGAAATAAGAGGATCTGTTGAGCTTTATGAAAAGGGGATCAATGTAGTTCCTGGTATAGAGATCGGTTGTGAAGATGGATTTGAAATGCTTGTGTATTTTAATGAGATGCAAGATTTAGAAGATTTTTATAGAAGAGAGGTTGAAGGATATAAAAATCTAAAAAGAATGGCAAAAACACATAGAACTATTTATGAATATCTTGATGCTTTACAAGGGATAAACTGTCATAAATCTATACCTCATATTTGTGGAGTTGTTCAAAAAAACTTCATTCACAATAAACCATACATATATGATATTATAAAAAAAGTTGACTCTATTGAAACTCACAATCATGCTCTACCTATGGTTAGAAATCTACAAGCTGCTGAAATTAGAGAACAGTTTAACTTAACTGCTACTTTTGGAAGTGATGCTCACATAATAAGAGAGGCTATAGCCTTCTATAAATATGCTAATATGGCATCTGTTGGAGTTGGGGATACTGTTATGAACTATCTTTTTAAAATAGGTAGTATCAGTGGAATAGGACAAAAACATCTAATCCATATGTTAAAGAATACTTTACTATAA
- the xth gene encoding exodeoxyribonuclease III, with amino-acid sequence MKLISWNVNGLRAAVQKGFLDYFNQEDADIFCLQETKLQAGQIDLELNGYHQYWNYAEKKGYSGTAIFTKKEPISVTYGLGIEEHDKEGRVITLEFENFFMITVYTPNSQEALARLDYRMKWEDDFRTYLLKLNEIKPVIVCGDLNVAHQEIDLKNPKTNRKNAGFSDEEREKMSKLLESGFIDTFRYFYPELTGAYSWWSYRFNARKNNAGWRIDYFLVSERLKDSLEDAEIHKDTLGSDHCPVVLKLKENF; translated from the coding sequence ATGAAACTAATTTCATGGAATGTAAATGGATTGAGAGCTGCTGTACAAAAAGGTTTCTTAGATTATTTTAATCAAGAAGATGCAGATATATTTTGCTTACAAGAAACTAAATTACAAGCTGGACAAATTGATCTTGAACTTAATGGATATCATCAATATTGGAATTATGCTGAAAAAAAAGGTTACTCTGGAACAGCTATTTTCACTAAAAAAGAGCCTATATCTGTTACTTATGGATTAGGAATAGAGGAGCATGATAAAGAGGGAAGAGTTATAACATTAGAATTTGAAAATTTCTTTATGATTACAGTTTATACTCCAAACTCTCAAGAAGCTCTTGCTAGATTAGATTATAGAATGAAATGGGAAGATGATTTTAGAACTTATCTTCTAAAATTAAATGAAATAAAACCTGTTATTGTTTGTGGGGATCTAAATGTTGCACATCAAGAGATAGATCTGAAAAATCCTAAAACAAATAGAAAAAATGCTGGTTTCTCTGATGAAGAGAGAGAAAAAATGAGTAAACTTTTAGAAAGCGGATTTATTGACACTTTTAGATATTTTTATCCAGAATTAACAGGAGCTTACTCTTGGTGGTCTTATAGATTCAATGCCAGAAAAAACAATGCTGGGTGGAGAATAGATTATTTCCTTGTTTCTGAAAGATTAAAGGATTCTTTAGAAGATGCTGAAATACATAAAGATACTTTAGGATCTGATCACTGTCCTGTTGTTTTAAAATTAAAGGAGAATTTTTAG
- the thiD gene encoding bifunctional hydroxymethylpyrimidine kinase/phosphomethylpyrimidine kinase yields MKNILTIAGSDSCGGAGIQADLKTMSALGVYGMSVITAITAQNSMGVHAVQEVSEDMIRMQLEAIFDDIEVDAIKIGMLSSSTVIKTILSTLKKYSCKNIVIDTVMLSKNRYKLLQDEGMEDLKKLIALGTVVTPNIPEAEVLANMEIKNENDMIQAGKKIQALGAKNILIKGGHREDNCTDILLLESGEVLKFPEVRISTKHTHGTGCTLSSAIASFIGKGYSVEESVKLSKEYITEAIRNSFPLGKGVGPLGHLIELYKKAGIEY; encoded by the coding sequence ATGAAAAATATTTTAACTATTGCTGGTTCTGACAGTTGTGGAGGGGCAGGAATACAAGCTGATTTAAAAACAATGAGTGCTTTAGGTGTCTATGGGATGAGTGTAATCACTGCTATAACTGCTCAAAATAGTATGGGGGTTCATGCTGTTCAAGAGGTTTCTGAAGATATGATCAGAATGCAATTAGAGGCAATCTTTGATGATATTGAAGTTGATGCTATAAAAATAGGTATGCTCTCTAGTAGTACAGTTATAAAAACTATTCTTTCAACTTTAAAAAAATATAGTTGTAAAAATATTGTTATAGATACTGTTATGCTTTCTAAAAATAGATATAAACTTTTACAAGATGAGGGCATGGAAGATTTGAAAAAACTTATAGCATTAGGGACAGTTGTTACTCCTAATATCCCTGAGGCTGAAGTTTTGGCTAATATGGAGATAAAAAATGAAAATGATATGATTCAGGCTGGAAAAAAAATTCAGGCTTTAGGTGCTAAAAATATTTTAATTAAAGGTGGACATAGAGAAGATAATTGTACAGATATTCTTCTGTTAGAAAGTGGAGAAGTTTTAAAATTCCCAGAAGTGAGAATCTCTACAAAACATACTCATGGTACTGGTTGTACCCTTTCTTCTGCTATTGCATCTTTTATTGGAAAAGGATACTCAGTTGAAGAGAGTGTAAAACTTTCTAAAGAATACATTACTGAAGCTATTAGAAACTCTTTTCCTCTTGGTAAAGGGGTAGGTCCTTTAGGACATCTTATTGAGCTTTATAAAAAAGCTGGTATTGAATATTAA
- a CDS encoding HAD-IIIA family hydrolase, which translates to MIKLIALDVDGTLSNGKIYTDDKDNNLKAFDVKDGFAIAQWIKEGGIVAIITGKSSNIVQRRADELGIQEVAQGISNKVQEMEKLITKLGITLDEVAYMGDDINDLGVMRMVKIAAAPKNSAAEVLERVHFISTKDGGDGAVREFIEFLMKENGTWENVINRFLNQK; encoded by the coding sequence ATGATAAAATTAATAGCTTTAGATGTAGATGGAACACTATCAAATGGAAAGATATATACAGATGATAAAGACAACAACTTAAAGGCTTTTGATGTTAAAGACGGATTTGCAATAGCTCAATGGATAAAAGAGGGTGGAATAGTTGCAATAATTACTGGAAAATCTTCTAATATTGTACAAAGAAGAGCAGACGAACTAGGAATCCAAGAGGTAGCTCAAGGGATATCAAATAAAGTTCAAGAAATGGAGAAATTAATAACTAAATTAGGTATAACTTTAGATGAAGTAGCATATATGGGAGATGACATCAACGATCTTGGTGTAATGAGAATGGTAAAAATTGCAGCAGCTCCTAAAAATAGTGCAGCTGAAGTTTTAGAGAGAGTTCATTTTATTTCTACTAAAGATGGGGGAGATGGAGCAGTAAGAGAATTCATTGAATTTCTAATGAAAGAAAATGGAACTTGGGAAAATGTAATAAATAGATTTTTAAATCAAAAATAG
- the rpsT gene encoding 30S ribosomal protein S20 produces MAHSRSAKKRVLVAERNRERNQAVKSRVKTMTKKVLTTVDTKDVEAAKAALSVAYKELDKAVSKGIMKKNTASRKKARLAAKVNAL; encoded by the coding sequence TTGGCACATTCAAGATCAGCTAAAAAGAGAGTTTTAGTAGCAGAAAGAAACAGAGAAAGAAATCAAGCAGTAAAATCTAGAGTTAAAACAATGACTAAAAAAGTTTTAACAACTGTAGATACTAAAGATGTAGAAGCAGCAAAAGCAGCTCTATCAGTAGCTTACAAAGAATTAGATAAAGCAGTAAGCAAAGGAATCATGAAGAAAAATACAGCATCTAGAAAGAAAGCAAGATTAGCTGCTAAAGTAAACGCACTATAA
- a CDS encoding DUF4250 domain-containing protein, which produces MGANYLVMDINIVYSMVNMKLRDFYSSLDDFCEGEDVEKDDLLARFNDNGYIYNEETNQFICK; this is translated from the coding sequence GTGGGAGCAAATTATTTAGTTATGGATATCAATATAGTTTATAGTATGGTTAACATGAAACTGAGAGATTTTTACTCTTCTCTTGATGATTTTTGTGAGGGAGAAGATGTAGAAAAAGATGATCTTTTAGCTCGTTTTAATGATAATGGTTATATCTATAATGAGGAAACAAATCAATTTATCTGTAAATAG
- a CDS encoding BatD family protein: MKKIVSLLLFLLISVLTFTEATLDVNNTNPRVNEPIALNVEFTNSEKEDYTIEGLNNFKVLSKGVQRSYTVVNGKKSSTILDKYTLLPIKEGSFTLQLKGEKEVSNPLEIIVSKEAKVTNVNISDKISLKTEPKNNQEYYFGEKIPFEEKLLTTVPISDLKYIDPPVFNNFSVKEVFPTEQNRRYPEKTFTTPQGKQGLELTLQQSILQPNSSGEKTIKSAHIAVVESNNNDMWYYGNQPVVYLGGEEIKLNILPLPTNQPTGFQNVVGKLKGEFNWNRDEVNLGESILLTLKLYGDVNLDTLEKIIPYDIAGFNIFESVKSSSEKIINGKYYSEKTFEIAFIPRTNSEKAIPEIKIPYFDTESKSYKYFTIPSKNFKVLGGVQSENITSNAQPTQQQATSTNLTTTKEEPKQQKLDKVEISNIPAISEEVLESEDHQHLVRIYGIMIGEGVIILILLLLLLRKKVEKKGMKYDFRSMKRAKDDLEFYDLYCNLMKEVFNFSPKVHLEDRLVKSGASSAIVQLNRDIEEKIYNLEPLDRKEIIKILKKEIK; the protein is encoded by the coding sequence ATGAAAAAAATAGTAAGTCTACTTCTATTTTTATTGATAAGTGTTCTTACATTTACAGAGGCAACCTTAGATGTAAATAATACAAATCCAAGGGTAAATGAGCCTATTGCTTTAAATGTAGAGTTTACTAACAGTGAAAAAGAGGACTATACCATTGAAGGACTTAATAACTTTAAAGTGCTTTCAAAGGGGGTACAAAGAAGTTATACTGTAGTAAATGGTAAAAAATCATCAACTATATTGGATAAGTATACCCTTCTTCCAATTAAAGAGGGGAGTTTTACTCTACAATTAAAAGGAGAAAAGGAAGTTTCTAATCCTTTGGAAATAATTGTTTCAAAAGAGGCAAAAGTTACTAATGTTAATATATCAGATAAGATTAGTTTAAAAACAGAGCCTAAAAATAATCAAGAGTACTACTTCGGGGAGAAAATTCCCTTTGAAGAGAAACTTCTTACAACTGTACCTATAAGTGATCTAAAATATATTGATCCCCCTGTTTTTAATAATTTTTCTGTAAAAGAGGTTTTTCCTACTGAACAAAATAGGAGATACCCAGAAAAAACTTTTACAACTCCACAAGGTAAACAAGGGTTAGAATTAACTTTACAACAAAGTATTTTACAACCTAACTCTTCTGGAGAGAAAACTATAAAAAGTGCTCATATAGCAGTTGTTGAAAGCAACAATAATGATATGTGGTACTATGGAAATCAACCTGTTGTATATTTAGGTGGAGAGGAGATTAAATTAAATATTCTTCCACTACCTACAAATCAACCAACAGGATTTCAAAATGTAGTTGGAAAATTAAAAGGTGAATTTAATTGGAATAGAGATGAAGTAAATTTAGGAGAATCTATTTTGCTTACTTTAAAACTTTATGGAGATGTAAACTTAGATACTTTAGAAAAGATTATTCCCTATGATATAGCAGGATTTAATATTTTTGAAAGTGTAAAAAGTAGTAGTGAAAAGATTATAAATGGAAAATATTACAGTGAAAAAACTTTTGAAATAGCTTTTATTCCTAGAACTAATAGTGAAAAAGCTATTCCAGAGATAAAAATACCATATTTTGATACAGAAAGTAAAAGCTATAAATATTTTACAATTCCTAGTAAAAATTTTAAAGTTTTAGGTGGGGTACAAAGTGAAAATATTACAAGTAATGCTCAACCTACTCAACAACAAGCTACCTCTACAAATTTAACTACTACTAAGGAAGAGCCAAAACAACAAAAACTAGATAAAGTGGAGATCAGCAATATTCCTGCTATCTCTGAAGAAGTTTTAGAATCAGAAGATCATCAACATTTAGTAAGAATTTATGGTATAATGATAGGTGAAGGAGTTATTATACTGATTTTACTGCTTTTACTTTTAAGAAAAAAGGTAGAAAAGAAAGGTATGAAATATGACTTCAGATCTATGAAAAGAGCAAAAGATGATTTAGAATTTTATGATCTTTATTGTAATTTAATGAAGGAAGTATTTAATTTTAGCCCTAAGGTCCATCTTGAAGATAGACTTGTTAAAAGTGGAGCTAGTAGTGCAATTGTTCAATTAAATAGAGATATTGAGGAGAAAATCTATAATCTTGAGCCTTTAGATAGAAAAGAGATTATAAAAATTTTAAAAAAGGAGATTAAATAG